Proteins encoded by one window of Drosophila gunungcola strain Sukarami unplaced genomic scaffold, Dgunungcola_SK_2 000088F, whole genome shotgun sequence:
- the LOC128264983 gene encoding GPI inositol-deacylase, whose translation MFMFRNCAVLLVIGSICCFIYGLFQLHVEVEPNACRMTYMFGEPMFAKVGVKDSDLYPNYGLYYYYEGVRQQPVDPLKRRMTGAPVIFVPGNAGSYKQVRSLASVALRKAMSDDTGLHLDYYTIDYDEELSALYGGYLPRQRSYLKLCIRTILGIYAGRAEQPSIVLIGHSMGGKLAQSVLVDPAIGQYINTIVSISTPLDQPVLNLDAQLEEFYEQTNAGLGKLRTATVPTMTTNVCQSLHQRPPNVQRMANQDSSARLDNVLLISTGGGNRDLLVRPGLTTSQFNDLHAMTSAIPKVSLSCDHLSAVWCLQFMQAINRFLFSIAHVREDRSSIVFGTNKQRNLQSALSTFVKSRRRQQSTVRFGAAGNWHEERRLVINKYFTNGLKGTFFDLIGLQRQERYRKMAIEALNVDDEDWLFGCSAQEHNKTEQLHCEKATSLMHLVQRLPNEDRDPRSIAILDLHNLRKTYVQWSHVLVRLPASSKRIGYNLDIYDPRERVMDIKMPRWYTMAKLPLINETLQGTLHHRLRISEMVDPYQSIRVIVEPLQCINPEYRVTARICVPWAAGFERFQTIKSFDQKPQLYVNVPTLVPRHYNTTQNPVTVDLYMDPICRYRISYEYSYSSALSRLVLEFYGWLPAHLVCVLLIVLRKQVETFHVVGTFRSLRPYVGYLQYTSLYVVTACRLLKKLIISSRLLPEPEPLDYSINVSIVLHCAAIALSLLATLGTWLALTLYGNAFYRLALRVTRLSQATSNVMISIMTHLPITYGILTIATAMGTCSGVSLLLAFVFYFLMLSNAYKDYLEDFLWQKAANLVRGKPTAAAVSPQDSTSGEEAGQQEALEPKDKQQGKVEEEEEPEPCVGLQNFSFHVTLLLMLFMQLLLNAPSTLAWARSRRHGINLPDPSLYPSIVVLASLSLLLQLRAPQKCQGYWMLSIVFYVLAGVVLLYCQAAIYRLTFVIAGAFALLAVHQGLWVLWRRLSS comes from the exons ATGTTTATGTTCCGAAACTGCGCGGTTCTGCTGGTGATCGGCTCCATCTGCTGCTTCATCTACGGCCTGTTCCAGTTGCACGTGGAGGTGGAGCCCAATGCCTGCCGGATGACCTACATGTTCGGCGAGCCCATGTTTGCG AAAGTTGGGGTCAAGGACAGCGATCTGTATCCAAACTATGGGCTGTACTACTACTACGAGGGCGTGCGGCAGCAGCCGGTGGACCCACTGAAGCGCCGGATGACGGGTGCTCCCGTGATTTTTGTGCCCGGCAATGCCGGCTCCTATAAGCAGGTACGTTCCCTGGCCTCTGTGGCCCTGCGCAAGGCGATGTCCGATGATACGGGCCTCCACCTGGACTACTACACCATCGACTACGATGAGGAGCTGTCCGCCTTGTATGGCGGGTATCTGCCTCGCCAGCGTAGCTACCTGAAGCTCTGCATCCGCACTATCCTAGGGATTTACGCCGGCCGTGCGGAACAGCCCTCCATTGTGCTAATTGGTCATTCAATGGGCGGCAAGCTGGCTCAGTCGGTACTGGTGGATCCGGCCATTGGGCAGTACATCAACACCATTGTCAGCATCTCCACGCCGCTGGATCAGCCGGTGCTTAACTTAGACGCCCAGCTGGAGGAGTTCTACGAGCAGACGAACGCCGGGCTGGGTAAGCTGCGCACTGCCACGGTGCCCACGATGACGACGAATGTGTGCCAAAGCCTGCACCAGCGGCCGCCGAATGTGCAGCGAATGGCCAATCAGGACAGCTCGGCGCGGCTGGACAACGTTCTGCTCATTTCCACGGGCGGTGGCAACAGGGATCTGCTGGTGCGCCCCGGACTCACCACCTCCCAGTTTAACGATTTGCATGCCATG ACTTCGGCAATCCCAAAAGTGAGCCTGAGCTGCGACCATCTGTCCGCCGTGTGGTGTCTGCAGTTCATGCAGGCCATCAACCGCTTCCTCTTCAGCATTGCCCATGTGCGCGAGGATCGCTCTTCGATCGTCTTTGGCACCAACAAGCAGCGCAACCTGCAGTCAGCCCTGTCCACCTTTGTG AAGTCACGAAGGCGTCAGCAAAGTACTGTGCGATTCGGAGCAGCAGGAAATTGGCACGAGGAGCGACGTCTGGTGATCAACAAGTACTTCACAAACGGACTTAAGGGCACCTTCTTCGACTTGATTGGTCTGCAGCGCCAGGAGAGGTACAGAAAGATGGCCATCGAGGCCTTGAACGTGGATGACGAGGACTGGCTGTTCGGCTGCTCCGCTCAGGAGCACAATAAGACGGAACAGCTTCATTG CGAAAAGGCCACCTCGCTGATGCACCTCGTACAGCGGCTGCCCAACGAAGATCGCGATCCCCGGAGCATTGCCATCCTGGATCTGCACAATCTGCGCAAGACCTACGTGCAGTGGAGCCATGTCCTAGTGCGCTTGCCAGCGAGCTCTAAAAGGATTGGCTATAACTTGGACATCTATGATCCTCGTGAGCGGGTCATGGACATCAAGATGCCACGCTGGTACACCATGGCCAAGCTGCCGTTGATAAACGAAACCCTCCAGGGCACCCTCCACCATCGACTGCGCATCTCCGAGATGGTGGATCCCTACCAGAGCATCCGGGTGATTGTGGAGCCGCTGCAGTGCATTAACCCGGAGTACAGGGTGACCGCCAGAATATGCGTTCCCTGGGCAGCGGGCTTTGAACGCTTTCAGACCATCAA ATCGTTCGATCAGAAACCTCAATTGTATGTTAATGTGCCAACGTTAGTGCCCAGACATTATAATACCACACAGAATCCGGTGACAGTGGATCTATATATGGATCCAATTTGTCGCTATCGAATCAG ctACGAATACTCGTATTCCTCGGCTTTGTCTCGATTGGTTCTCGAGTTCTACGGTTGGCTGCCGGCACATCTGGTCTGCGTTCTACTGATTGTGCTGAGGAAGCAGGTCGAGACCTTTCACGTGGTGGGAACGTTTCGTAGTCTACGTCCCTATGTGGGTTACCTGCAGTACACTTCGCTCTATGTGGTCACAG CCTGTCGCCTGTTAAAGAAGCTAATCATCAGCAGCCGCTTGCTGCCGGAGCCAGAGCCCCTGGACTACAGCATCAATGTGTCGATTGTGCTCCACTGCGCAGCCATCGCGCTGTCCCTGCTGGCCACTCTTGGCACCTGGCTGGCGTTGACGCTCTACGGCAATGCCTTCTACCGCCTGGCCCTGCGCGTCACTCGCCTCTCGCAGGCCACCTCCAACGTGATGATCTCGATCATGACCCACCTGCCCATCACGTACGGCATTCTGACCATTGCCACGGCCATGGGCACCTGCAGCGGCGTAAGCCTGCTCCTGGCCTTTGTATTCTACTTCCTGATGCTGTCGAATGCGTACAAGGACTATCTGGAGGACTTTCTGTGGCAGAAGGCGGCCAATTTGGTGCGTGGCAAgccaactgctgctgctgtgtctCCCCAGGATTCAACCAGCGGGGAAGAGGCAGGTCAGCAGGAGGCGCTGGAGCCGAAGGATAAACAGCAGGGgaaggtggaggaggaggaggagccagAGCCCTGTGTGGGTCTGCAGAACTTTTCCTTCCACGTCActttgctgctgatgctgttcATGCAACTGCTGCTCAATGCTCCTAGTACTTTGGCCTGGGCGCGCAGTCGTCG ACATGGCATTAACCTACCGGATCCGAGTCTGTATCCCAGCATAGTGGTCCTGGCATCACTTAGTTTGCTCTTGCAGCTGCGGGCTCCTCAAAAATG TCAAGGATACTGGATGCTGTCCATTGTGTTTTACGTTCTGGCCGGCGTGGTTTTACTGTACTGCCAGGCGGCCATCTACAGGCTGACCTTTGTGATTGCCGGCGCCTTCGCTCTGTTGGCTGTCCATCAAGGTCTCTGGGTCCTGTGGCGTCGTCTGTCGTCCTAA
- the LOC128264984 gene encoding translation initiation factor IF-2, which produces MARYQYQSVLAILFLGQLASGQFPVPRQQRSLFGSGPPPGWSSGGLSHGGWSPAPSFEFSHLPPPSSPHVTKDELLALLAAWKDVAQVKPTTQAPEPEPEPEPETTPAPPPPEDEDEPEPEPEPEAPEAPPAGPPPGVPVTVSLPALVPIQLAAMWQQPQPGAAAGGLGPLNLGGLGLGGGIALNNLGGGAAASGAAAAAGGGGAAAAARTGLARPRARARIGGGGGGRASNAQPAIRFPVANPRSFTSNNYVAPRPRYYRDTETMRINVMAPPPYQMANVQGPVQLVPAYWQ; this is translated from the exons ATGGCCAGATATCAGTACCAGAGTGTCCTTGCCATCCTGTTCCTTGGCCAGTTGGCCAGCGGCCAGTTCCCTGTTCCGCGCCAGCAGAGATCGCTCTTCGGGTCGGGTCCACCGCCGGGCTGGAGCAGTGGTGGCCTCAGCCACGGCGGCTGGAGTCCAGCTCCCAGCTTTGAGTTCAGCCATTTGCCGCCACCGTCCAGTCCGCATGTGACCAAGGACGAGCTGCTGGCCCTGCTGGCCGCCTGGAAGGATGTGGCGCAGGTGAAGCCCACCACTCAGGCCCCGGAGCCAGAGCCCGAACCAGAGCCGGAGACCACGCCGGCCCCGCCGCCGCCGGAGGACGAGGATGAGCCGGAGCCGGAGCCAGAGCCGGAGGCACCAGAAGCCCCGCCAGCTGGCCCGCCACCCGGTGTGCCCGTCACCGTCTCCCTGCCCGCCCTGGTGCCCATCCAGCTGGCGGCCATGTGGCAACAGCCTCAGCCAGGCGCAGCTGCCGGCGGACTGGGTCCGCTCAATCTCGGCGGACTGGGCCTGGGTGGGGGCATTGCCTTGAACAACCTCGGCGGTGGAGCGGCGGCATCgggagcagctgcagctgccggaggcggaggagcagcagcagcggcccGAACCGGACTGGCCCGTCCCAGAGCCCGGGCAAGGATCGGAGGAGGGGGAGGCGGACGTGCGTCCAATGCCCAGCCCGCCATTCGCTTCCCGGTGGCCAATCCGCGCAGCTTCACCTCCAACAACTACGTGGCGCCCAGGCCACGTTACTATCGCGACACCGAGACAATGCG CATCAATGTAATGGCACCTCCGCCCTATCAAATGGCCAATGTCCAGGGTCCGGTTCAACTGGTGCCCGCCTACTGGCAATAG
- the LOC128264988 gene encoding paraplegin produces the protein MMLKGLRHVRNVLQRSGHQMATQIRSATGRPQGIQRELSLLQLSRRQVMQLQAEYKAIVGVIARSLQLTPQEVRLMHLRSLSSSGGKPPPPTPNPNPSEEDKAAKPAKTEEDSATENKHKPAGEKSSKAPGEETSSSSSSSSTGEPGDDPNKNSNENDEKMRSVLTKAVLWLFTIYMFVAFFSLLITPRSERPEGSTRYVSWNEFVHHMLAVGEVKELIIRPDMEMVTIILHEGAVIKGRKVTSTIFHMAVADANKFEEKLREVEKRLGIQDGVPVTYDRQTDTTGRILMLLLVCALLMSIATRMKSMKSPLSMDSFNQMGRAKFTLVDPFDGGRGVLFRDVAGLSEAKQEVKEFVDYLKSPEKYQRLGAKVPRGALLLGPPGCGKTLLAKAVATEAQVPFLSMNGSEFIEMIGGLGAARVRDLFKEGKKRAPCIIYIDEIDAIGRQRSGTESMGQGSSGESEQTLNQLLVEMDGMATKEGVLMLASTNRADILDKALLRPGRFDRHILIDLPTLMERKEIFEKHLSSVKLESPPGTFSQRLARLTPGFSGADIANVCNEAALHAARNVQKEVSSKNLEYAVERLVGGTEKRSHALSLAERKVIAYHESGHALVGWMLPNSDILLKVTIVPRTSLALGFAQYTPSEQHLYSKEELFDKMCMALGGRAAENLVFNRITTGAQNDLEKVTKIAYSQIKKFGMSANLGPIYVRDADETEGGGAMGSGGKKPFSRAMESLIDNEARHVVATAYQTTEGILTTHRDKLDKLAEALLEKETLDYDQVVELIGPPPHDLGKRQVDGVEFEQSLKNLGSSTDATKV, from the exons ATGATGTTGAAGGGCCTGCGGCATGTGCGGAATGTGCTGCAGCGCAGTGGCCACCAGATGGCCACCCAGATCCGCAGTGCCACGGGGCGGCCCCAAGGGATTCAACGTGAGCTGTCGCTCCTCCAACTCAGCCGGCGACAG GTGATGCAGCTGCAGGCGGAGTACAAGGCGATTGTGGGCGTGATAGCCCGCTCCCTGCAACTGACGCCCCAGGAGGTGCGTCTAATGCACCTGCGCAGCCTGTCCTCCTCCGGAGGAAAACCTCCTCCTCCAactcccaatcccaatccctcGGAGGAGGACAAGGCGGCAAAGCCCGCCAAGACTGAAGAGGATTCCGCCACGGAGAACAAGCACAAGCCAGCTGGCGAGAAGAGCAGCAAGGCACCTGGAGAGGAGacctccagcagcagcagcagcagttccaCTGGCGAACCCGGCGACGATCCCAACAAGAACAGCAACGAGAACGACGAGAAGATGCGTTCCGTGCTGACCAAGGCCGTGCTCTGGCTCTTCACCATCTACATGTTCGTGGCCTTCTTCTCCCTGCTGATTACACCGCGCTCCGAGAGGCCAGAG GGCTCCACGCGCTACGTGTCCTGGAACGAGTTCGTCCATCACATGCTGGCCGTGGGCGAGGTCAAGGAGCTGATCATACGACCCGACATGGAGATGGTCACCATCATCCTGCACGAGGGAGCCGTCATCAAGGGCCGCAAAGTGACCTCCACCATCTTCCACATGGCGGTGGCCGATGCCAACAAGTTCGAGGAGAAGCTGCGCGAGGTGGAGAAGCGGCTGGGCATCCAGGATGGGGTGCCGGTGACCTATGACCGCCAGACGGACACCACCGGCCGCATCctgatgctgctgctcgtCTGCGCCCTGCTCATGTCCATTGCCACGCGGATGAAGAGCATGAAGAGTCCGCTCAGCATGGATTCATTT AACCAAATGGGCCGCGCCAAGTTCACCCTGGTGGACCCCTTCGATGGCGGTCGTGGCGTGCTCTTCCGGGACGTGGCCGGTCTCAGCGAGGCCAAGCAGGAGGTGAAGGAGTTCGTGGACTACCTGAAGTCCCCGGAGAAGTACCAACGGCTGGGTGCCAAGGTGCCGCGTGGAGCCTTGCTCCTGGGTCCCCCGGGATGCGGCAAGACGCTGCTGGCCAAGGCGGTGGCCACCGAGGCCCAGGTGCCCTTTCTCAGCATGAACGGCTCCGAATTCATCGAGATGATCGGCGGCCTGGGTGCGGCCCGTGTCCGGGATCTCTTCAAGGAGGGCAAGAAGCGGGCGCCCTGCATCATCTACATCGACGAGATAGACGCCATCGGACGGCAGCGTTCGGGCACCGAGAGCATGGGACAGGGCAGCTCCGGCGAGTCGGAACAGACGCTCAACCAGCTCCTGGTCGAGATGGATGGCATGGCCACCAAGGAAGGCGTGCTCATGCTGGCCAGCACCAATCGGGCCGATATTCTGGACAAG GCCCTTCTGCGACCCGGTCGCTTCGATCGCCACATCCTCATCGATCTGCCCACGCTGATGGAGCGCAAGGAGATCTTCGAGAAGCACTTGTCGTCGGTGAAACTGGAGTCGCCGCCTGGCACTTTTTCGCAGCGCCTGGCCCGCCTAACGCCTGGTTTCTCCGGAGCGGACATCGCCAACGTTTGCAACGAGGCCGCCCTGCATGCGGCTCGCAATGTACAGAAGGAGGTCAGCAGCAAGAACCTGGAGTACGCCGTGGAGCGGCTAGTGG GCGGCACCGAGAAGCGTTCGCATGCCCTGTCGCTGGCGGAGCGCAAGGTGATCGCCTACCATGAATCCGGACACGCCCTGGTGGGCTGGATGCTGCCCAACTCGGACATCCTGCTGAAGGTCACGATTGTGCCGCGCACCAGTCTGGCCCTGGGATTTGCCCAATACACGCCGAGCGAACAGCACCTGTACAGCAAGGAGGAGCTGTTCGACAAGATGTGCATGGCGCTGGGCGGTCGGGCGGCCGAGAATCTGGTCTTCAATCGGATAACGACGGGCGCCCAGAACGATCTGGAGAAGGTCACGAAGATCGCGTACTCGCAGATCAAGAAATTCGGCATGAGCGCGAATCTGGGACCCATTTACGTCCGGGACGCGGATGAGACGGAGGGCGGCGGTGCGATGGGCAGCGGTGGCAAGAAGCCCTTCTCGCGGGCCATGGAGAGCCTGATCGATAACGAGGCGCGCCATGTGGTGGCCACCGCGTACCAGACCACCGAGGGCATACTCACCACGCATCGCGATAAGCTGGACAAG
- the LOC128264981 gene encoding 60S ribosomal protein L35, producing the protein MVKVKCSELRTKDKKDLTKQLDELKNELLSLRVAKVTGGAPSKLSKIRVVRKAIARVYIVMHQKQKENLRKVFKNKKYKPLDLRRKKTRAIRKALSPRDANRKTLKEIRKRSVFPQRKFAVKA; encoded by the exons ATG GTGAAGGTTAAGTGCTCCGAACTGAGGACCAAGGACAAGAAGGACCTCACCAAGCAGCTGGATGAGCTCAAGAATGAGCTGCTCAGCCTGCGTGTGGCCAAGGTGACCGGCGGAGCTCCCTCGAAGCTCTCCAAGAT CCGCGTTGTGCGCAAGGCCATCGCCCGCGTGTACATCGTGATGCACCAGAAGCAGAAGGAGAACCTGCGCAAGGTGTTCAAGAACAAGAAGTACAAGCCCCTGGATCTGCGCAGGAAGAAGACCCGCGCCATCCGCAAGGCCCTGTCGCCGCGGGATGCCAACCGCAAGACCCTCAAGGAGATCCGCAAGCGCTCCGTCTTCCCCCAGCGCAAGTTCGCCGTCAAGGCCTAG
- the LOC128264985 gene encoding gustatory receptor 5a for trehalose, whose translation MPVSGISAPSCRGLSFSRRSWRFWYSVLYLCVTSVDLGFSIHKVAHSVLDVRSVEPIVFHVSILIASWQFLNLARLWPGLMRHWAAVEHRLPGYTCCLQRSRPARRIQLVAFLLLTLSLMEHLLSIISSVYYDICPGRRDPVESYLHANSAQLFVVFPYSNWLGWLGKTQNVLLTFGWSYMDIFLMMLGMGLSEMLARLNRSLELQVRQPMPEAYWTWSRTLYRSIVELIREVDDAASGIMLISFGSNLYFICLQLLKSINTMPSSAHAVYFYFSLMFLLSRSTAVLLFVSAINDQARQPQRLLRLVPLQGYHPEVFRFAGELASDQVALTGLKFFNVTRKLFLAMAGTVATYELVLIQFHEDKKSWDCSANNLN comes from the exons ATGCCCGTCAGCGGAATCAGTGCCCCATCCTGCCGAGGATTGAGTTTCAGCCGCCGGAGCTGGCGGTTTTGGTACAGCGTCTTGTATCTCTGTGTCACTTCGGTGGATCTGGGCTTCAGCATTCACAAGGTGGCCCACAGTGTGTTGGATGTGCGCAGTGTGG AGCCCATAGTTTTCCACGTGAGCATCCTGATCGCCTCATGGCAGTTCCTGAACCTGGCGCGCCTCTGGCCAGGATTGATGCGCCACTGGGCGGCGGTGGAGCATCGGCTTCCCGGTTACACCTGCTGTCTGCAGCGATCTCGCCCAGCCCGTCGCATCCAGCTGGTGGCCTTCCTGCTTCTAACCCTTTCTCTGA TGGAGCACCTGCTGAGCATTATTTCGTCGGTGTACTACGACATCTGTCCCGGAAGGAGGGATCCCGTGGAGTCGTATCTGCACGCCAACAGTGCCCAATTGTTCGTTGTGTTCCCCTACTCCAACTGGCTGGGTTGGCTGGGCAAGACCCAGAACGTGCTGCTCACCTTCGGCTGGAGCTACATGGACATATTCCTGATGATGCTGGGCATGGGTCTCAGCGAGATGTTGGCCAGACTCAACCGCAGCCTGGAACTGCAGGTGCGGCAG CCCATGCCGGAAGCCTACTGGACATGGTCTCGCACTCTCTACCGCTCAATAGTGGAGCTCATCCGGGAGGTGGACGATGCCGCATCCGGAATTATGCTGATTTCCTTCGGCAGCAATCTGTACTTCATCTGCCTGCAACTGCTCAAGAGTATCAA CACGATGCCCTCCTCGGCCCACGCCGTCTACTTCTACTTCTCCCTGATGTTCCTGCTCAGTCGATCGACGGCCGTACTCCTCTTCGTGTCGGCGATCAACGACCAGGCGCGGCAGCCACAGCGTCTGCTGCGTCTCGTCCCCCTCCAGGGATATCACCCGGAGGTCTTCCGCTTCGCCGGAGAACTGGCCAGTGATCAGGTGGCGCTGACGGGCCTCAAGTTCTTCAATGTCACCAGGAAGCTGTTTTTGGCG ATGGCAGGAACGGTGGCCACCTACGAACTAGTGCTCATTCAGTTTCACGAGGACAAAAAGTCTTGGGACTGCTCggccaataatttaaattag
- the LOC128265005 gene encoding ras-related protein Rab-18, giving the protein MADRAIKLLVIGESGVGKSSLIRRFVENKFDDNHDVTIGMDFKSKVMNVDGIDYKVALWDTAGAERFRSLTPSFYRKALGAILVYDITNRDSLVKLEAWLAELDSYSDNPNIAIIVVGNKIDQERLVDREEGRKFARKHRALFIETSAKCDQFVSDVFKDIVEKIVSSEYFNNGNGSAGLDIASDRNLEESASTCYC; this is encoded by the exons ATGGCTGATCGGGCTATCAAGCTGTTGGTGATCGGGGAGAGCGGCGTGGGCAAGTCCAG TTTAATCCGTCGCTTTGTGGAGAACAAGTTCGACGATAACCATGACGTCACGATCGGCATGGACTTCAAGAGCAAGGTGATGAACGTGGACGGGATCGACTACAAGGTGGCCCTCTGGGACACGGCTGGAGCAGAAAGATTCCGCAGTCTAACGCCCAGCTTCTACAGAAAGGCCTTGGGCGCCATCCTGGTGTACGACATCACGAACAGGGACTCCCTGGTGAAGCTGGAGGCTTGGCTGGCCGAATTGGACAGCTACAGCGACAACCCGAACATAGCCATCATTGTGGTGGGCAACAAGATCGACCAGGAGCGACTGGTGGACCGTGAGGAGGGGCGAAAGTTCGCCCGGAAACACAGGGCCCTCTTCATCGAGACCTCGGCCAAGTGCGATCAGTTCGTCAGCGATGTGTTCAAGGATATTGTGGAGAAG ATTGTCTCCTCCGAGTACTTCAATAATGGCAATGGCTCCGCCGGTCTGGACATCGCCAGCGATCGGAATCTGGAGGAAAGCGCTTCCACGTGTTATTGTTGA
- the LOC128264989 gene encoding protein twisted gastrulation, protein MEIWRSLTVGTIVLLGLVCFYGTVESCNEVVCASIVSKCMLTQSCKCELKNCSCCKECLKCLGKNYEECCSCVELCPKPNDTRNSLSKKSHVEDFDGVPELFNAVATPDEGDSFGYNWNVFTFQVDFDKYLKGPKLEKDGHYFLRTNDKNLDEAIQERDNIVTVNCTVIYLDQCVSWNKCRTSCQTTGASSTRWFHDGCCECVGSTCINYGVNESRCRKCPESKGELGDELDDAMEEEMQDFGESMGPFDGPVNNNY, encoded by the exons ATGGAAATTTGGCGCTCGCTGACAGTGGGCACCATCGTGCTTTTGGGACTCGTCTGCTTCTACGGCACAGTGGAGTCCTGCAACGAGGTCGTCTGCGCCTCGATCGTCTCCAAATGCATGCTAACCCAGAGCTGCAAGTGCGAGTTGAAGAACTGCTCCTGCTGCAAGGAGTGCCTCAAATGTCTGGGCAAGAACTACGAGGAGTGCTGCAGCTGTGTGG AACTCTGCCCGAAGCCCAATGACACACGCAACTCGCTGTCCAAAAAGTCTCACGTGGAGGACTTTGATGGAGTGCCGGAACTATTCAACGCCGTGGCCACTCCGGATGAGGGCGACAGCTTCGGCTACAATTGGAACGTGTTCACGTTTCAAGTGGATTTCGACAAGTACTTGAAGGGCCCTAAGCTGGAAAAGGACGGTCATTATTTCTTGA GGACCAACGATAAAAACCTGGACGAGGCGATTCAGGAGCGGGATAACATAGTGACCGTCAACTGCACGGTTATATATCTGGATCAGTGTGTGTCGTGGAACAAGTGCCGCACCAGCTGTCAAACAACAGGGGCCAGCAGTACGAG ATGGTTCCACGACGGTTGCTGCGAGTGCGTGGGCTCTACGTGCATCAACTACGGCGTAAACGAGAGCCGCTGTCGAAAGTGTCCGGAGTCGAAGGGCGAGTTGGGCGACGAGCTGGACGACGCCATGGAGGAGGAGATGCAGGACTTCGGGGAGAGTATGGGCCCCTTCGACGGACCCGTCAACAACAACTATTGA
- the LOC128264992 gene encoding protein trapped in endoderm-1, translated as MDKGMDMDMDMGMGQDMLMDAPAATQSIYPHSATLFAAISACVFVTIGVLGNLITLLALLKSPTIREHATTAFVISLSISDLLFCSFSLPLTAVRFFQESWTFGTTLCKIFPVIFYGNVAVSLLSMVGITLNRYILIACHSRYSQIYKPKFITLQLLFVWAVSFLLLLPPILGIWGEMGLDEATFSCTILKKEGRSIKKTLFLIGFLLPCLVIIVSYSCIYITVLHQKKKIRNHDNFQIGASAAGKGSSSSAAGGSYMTTTCTRKAREDNRLTVMMVTIFLCFLVCFLPLMLANVVDDERKTSYPWLHIIASVMAWASSVINPIIYAASNRNYRVAYYKIFALLKFWGEPLSPMPSRNYHQSKNSKELSGVIRSTPLFHAVQKNSINQMCQTYSV; from the exons ATGGACAAGGGCATGGacatggatatggatatgggaATGGGACAGGACATGCTGATGGATGCCCCAGCGGCCACTCAGTCGATCTACCCGCATTCGGCGACATTATTCGCGGCAATTAGTGCCTGTGTCTTTGTGACAATCGGCGTTCTTG GTAACCTGATCACCCTGCTGGCGCTGCTCAAGAGCCCCACGATACGGGAGCACGCCACCACCGCCTTCGTCATCTCGCTGAGCATCTCCGACCTGCTCTTTTGCTCCTTCAGTCTGCCGCTGACGGCGGTGCGATTTTTCCAGGAG AGCTGGACCTTTGGCACCACGTTGTGCAAGATCTTTCCTGTGATCTTCTACGGCAATGTGGCTGTTTCACTCCTTAGCATGGTGGGCATCACCCTGAACAG ATATATACTAATCGCTTGCCACAGCCGCTATTCGCAAATATACAAGCCCAAGTTCATAACCCTGCAGCTATTGTTCGTGTGGGCCGTGTCCTTTCTTCTGCTG CTGCCGCCCATTCTGGGCATCTGGGGAGAGATGGGTCTCGACGAGGCCACCTTCTCCTGCACGATACTCAAGAAGGAGGGACGGTCGATCAAGAAGACGCTGTTCCTGATCGGCTTCCTGCTGCCCTGCCTGGTGATCATCGTTTCGTACTCCTGCATTTACATCACGGTGCTGCACCAGAAGAAGAAGATTCGCAACCACGACAACTTCCAGATCGGTGCTAGTGCGGCGGGCAagggctcctcctcctccgccgccggcGGATCCTACATGACCACCACGTGCACGCGAAAGGCGCGCGAGGACAACCGCCTGACCGTGATGATGGTCACCATCTTCCTGTGCTTCCTCGTCTGCTTCCTGCCACTGATGCTGGCCAATGTGGTGGACGACGAGAGGAAGACCTCGTATCCCTGGCTGCACATCATCGCCTCGGTGATGGCCTGGGCCTCCAGCGTCATCAATCCGATCATCTATGCGGCCAGCAATCGCAACTATAG AGTGGCCTATTACAAGATCTTTGCGCTGCTCAAGTTCTGGGGCGAGCCGCTGTCGCCGATGCCGAGTAGAAACTATCACCAAAGCAAGAACTCCAAGGAGCTGTCGGGCGTGATCCGCAGCACGCCGCTCTTCCACGCCGTGCAGAAGAATAGTATTAACCAAATGTGCCAAACATATTCAGTATGA